The nucleotide sequence CGAACTTAGTAGAACGAACCCATACATCATAACATCTGATGTTTTTAGAGTGTATCTTGTAGTTTTAGGACATAAAAAAGCCATAGAAGAGCACATTGCAAAACTCATTGAGCTGGAATTCAAAGAGTCAATACCACCAGAAAAAAGCGCAATTAAGACTTTTCTAAGGACTAATGGTCTTAAAAAATACAAAAAGTTATTTGAAACTGTAAAACTTGAAAACCTTGAGAAAGCTTTTAAACCCCTTGTTGAGGCTATAAAGCTCTTAGAGGAAGAAACATGATGCTCCACATAGGAATTGACGATACTGACTCACCAAATGGCATGTGCACGACTTATTTAGGGGCTCTGCTTTATAAGGAAATCTCAAGGTTAGCGGAGCCTTTAGATTTGCCAAAACTGATTAGGCTAAACCCTAACGTTCCGTATAAGACAAGAGGAAATGGAGCAGTTGCAATGAGCTTTGAAGTTGATGAAGAAGATGCTCCAAAAATTAAGAGGCTTGTTCTCGAGATGGTTGAAAAATTGGCTGATTTAACTCATGAGAACACGAATCCAGGTGTGGTGTTCTTAGAAGGTGAAGTTCCTGAAGAACTCACTAACTTCACATACAAAGCTATTTGGGAGCACGTAAGTATTGAAGAGGCAGAGAAAGTCGCCAAAGATGTTAATGTTGAAATTCACAAGTTCAAGTGTGGGAGGGGAATTGTTGGCGCTTTAGCTGCCATTGGGCATCCTTTAAATGTCTTCACCTATGAGCTTTTAGCATATAGAAAAAGAGAGCTTTGGGGAACTCCAAGAAAAGTAAATAGAGAGAGCGTTTTTGAAATGGATAAAAAGTTTTACCCGTTCACCTACGATAACGTTGATTGGGAAAAGCGCTCTGTTTTGATAACTCCTCACGGTAAAGATCCAGTTTTAGTTGGAATTAGAGGAATTGATGAGAATAAAGTTTTGTTGGCATTTGAGAGTCTAGTTTTTGAAGAGCCCATTGAATTCTATCAAGTCTTCAAAACAAATCAGAACACTGACGACCATTTGAGGTTTAAGCGCATTAAAGATCTGAAAAATTATGACAGCGTGATGATTAGAGCCAAGGTTGTAAAGAGCTATTGGGAAAAAGGGAGGCATGTTTTCATTAAGGTGAGCGATGGGACTGGAGAATTGAGGGTTGCAGCATACGAGCCAACTAAAGGATTTAGGAGATACGTGAGAATGCTGATTGAAGGGGACGAGATTATAGCGGCTGGGGGAGTCAAGGAGTTTGAAGGTGAGCTAACGCTCAACTTGGAGAAGTTTTATCCAGTAAAGTTAGCAAAGAGAATAGAGTATAGAAAGCCCAAGTGTCCAAAATGTGGCGGAACGATGAAGAGCAAGGGAGATTACTTGAAGTGCAAAAAGTGCGGTTATAAAATGCCTAAAGTTTTGATTCCAATTGAAGTTCCGAGAAAGTTGCAAAAGAAAATTTACGAAGTTCCCCCTGATGCAAGGAGGCATTTATCGAGGCCTTTAGTCCTACCTTTAGGCGAGGAGAAGATTTTGGAAGGTATTAATCTATAAAAAAGGAAGTAGAGATTCAGCAGTTTTGCCAAATCTCAGATCTTTGGGATAAGAGAAAGCTCCTTATGGATAGTACTCTTGGTCTTTCCTCCTTTGATATCAACCACTCTTCAATCTCTTTAGCAGCTCTAGTACCTTCTCTTATTGCTGCCCCAATGTTTCTTGGTGCAAGAACATCCCCAGCCAAGAATATTCCGGCATCTCTTAAAATTTTCTCGTTTGCACATATCAGCGCTTTTATTGGGGGTGTTGGGAACTGTCCTATAGCGTATACAAAGATGTCCGCGCTTAGCTTGAAGGTCTCATCTGTTGGAATTACTTTTCCGTTCACTAGCTTAGTTTTAACAAATTCTACCTCTTTAACTTCATCTTCTCCGAGAATTCTTGCAGGGGTAGCAAACTCTATGAAATTAACCCCTTCATTGATTAACCTCTTTATCTCATCCTTTGCATAGCTGTTCTCAAGCCCTCTGCGATAGACCATTGTCATCTTTTTAGCCCCTAGACTTTTTGCCTCTAAGGCAACATCAACTGCTGTATAGCCTGCTCCAACTATCACAACCTCCTTACCTCTCATCTCTGGAACAGCACTCCAAGGGATGTAGCCTATTCTCGCAAGTTTTATCTTGTAGAGTAATGTTAGAGCGTCCCATACTCCCTCAAGTTCAATGCCCTCAATTTTGAGTTTCTTCGGTCTCCAAGCCCCTGTTGCTATCAAGATAGCGTCAAAATCTTCCAGCAGTTCCTCCAAATAAACAACTCTCTCAACGAACTCATCACCAAGATCTCTCAAGTTATCATAAACGACTTTAGTTCTGAAGTTGAACTTTACTCCAAGTCTCTCCAAATCTTTAACACCTTCTCTCACAGTCTTTATTGGAATTCTTGATTCAGGAATCCCAAATGCAATCATACCTCCTCCTTCTGGCATCTTGTCAAAGACTTCCACCGGGTAGCCTTTGCAAGCTAAGTAGCCCGCAGCTGAAAGTCCTGCTGGACCTGCTCCGATAATTGCAATCCTCCCTTCTTTTGGCTCTTCCTTTTCTTTGCAGATGTAAAATTTCATTGTATCACCTCCAAAAGATAGTACTTTAA is from Thermococcus paralvinellae and encodes:
- the tiaS gene encoding tRNA(Ile2) 2-agmatinylcytidine synthetase TiaS; translation: MMLHIGIDDTDSPNGMCTTYLGALLYKEISRLAEPLDLPKLIRLNPNVPYKTRGNGAVAMSFEVDEEDAPKIKRLVLEMVEKLADLTHENTNPGVVFLEGEVPEELTNFTYKAIWEHVSIEEAEKVAKDVNVEIHKFKCGRGIVGALAAIGHPLNVFTYELLAYRKRELWGTPRKVNRESVFEMDKKFYPFTYDNVDWEKRSVLITPHGKDPVLVGIRGIDENKVLLAFESLVFEEPIEFYQVFKTNQNTDDHLRFKRIKDLKNYDSVMIRAKVVKSYWEKGRHVFIKVSDGTGELRVAAYEPTKGFRRYVRMLIEGDEIIAAGGVKEFEGELTLNLEKFYPVKLAKRIEYRKPKCPKCGGTMKSKGDYLKCKKCGYKMPKVLIPIEVPRKLQKKIYEVPPDARRHLSRPLVLPLGEEKILEGINL
- a CDS encoding FAD-dependent oxidoreductase, with the protein product MKFYICKEKEEPKEGRIAIIGAGPAGLSAAGYLACKGYPVEVFDKMPEGGGMIAFGIPESRIPIKTVREGVKDLERLGVKFNFRTKVVYDNLRDLGDEFVERVVYLEELLEDFDAILIATGAWRPKKLKIEGIELEGVWDALTLLYKIKLARIGYIPWSAVPEMRGKEVVIVGAGYTAVDVALEAKSLGAKKMTMVYRRGLENSYAKDEIKRLINEGVNFIEFATPARILGEDEVKEVEFVKTKLVNGKVIPTDETFKLSADIFVYAIGQFPTPPIKALICANEKILRDAGIFLAGDVLAPRNIGAAIREGTRAAKEIEEWLISKEERPRVLSIRSFLLSQRSEIWQNC